In the genome of Anabrus simplex isolate iqAnaSimp1 chromosome 6, ASM4041472v1, whole genome shotgun sequence, one region contains:
- the LOC136875864 gene encoding mucin-17, whose translation MVWMKTCVDDQEIGQEESESSLEARSEDEEGDREEVDEDSPIVPVTTDIPVVLTGQEHAVQDPSAFPQQRYIVETITMTTVTERRIVREADDHLHRRSAGGGYKGSGPDGDVKRSGILKGGKLWKSTDSPNDGNKPFIEETSTSFSSPTASSPVKDEEVDGAPGAGRRSVRFSEETSLPPDSPGPEDRVPEIQDEKIEEISVENDNSENVKDEAVITEEVSSPDSTELTLTFKLGNHVLVSNSLRPNSAVRQLFPAPRFLSPPPLLNRSITDESISDEGNYDNNSGAVHEQGESDQNHDNQQFIVTAESLKLFEEAKRSKLAEMCNNKELSFQDGMHECNQAYIAVMPPMPLITSPSGGNNVNSDDDDSTSTQIRRTIERNALRRSLLRYEPGRNKRNTTVPTKTRSEDSLVERIRKLTCDLDEDEEDGSRKDGQSTEKRGVDASTDTDNEMDFENCGSVIPPRSSPPGEESKKHPQSNKYVASPNSEFSSNRFIEKTSSPSSGSSSSSVSSGSTSSTYKKLTDLFARKNTENKAPDVGSPSQEGSKTQPPTTIEWRTAPYYSTECNQYISPPDLGNGLPIHVTPPKDFANGDNKGNFVGPKCAVSRTSVTAEARKQFLSTLAPLAACVSAGSTGDEENPGDGCEYYQIAVTSPGSLPSGDRASIASTSTLAGGEESEYSLDDIEEVLKEEQKGPQPDVVAGTQMQSPGSTPPNAGEGLASTVDELALFVQRDAGRIERIKKRYSVNSNTPSVSDEDDHDDYGFNRRPSVRGIKPRFGSTTEILQQMQTQLQPPMLACASRAGSHMTWPYCSPDGTPVTAEPPNIRRRGILHARATAAMPVLQEETAYPYDYNRGITFGPDYGTGIIVHQESPTESMRKDGIGRRYVTPNQIMYASTGNLYQPSQQIMRIGGGCAENQVYGTLSNRNLHHAAHLQHPPSAGSPPPPGVPRNYPQNFSNTSSPVQQVIPLPPSDSAGLVPYHHQYQADPRFASIQSLDRATGTIYGRRVPPPGMVQMRVSPVSSGPSLPQQGHYAGPVASASVRLTAPFIDPNITAVIEPHYSPVPHPNASSRSSPVPPASIIRVGQGQQQTIRVPYPTGAPVQVHLLTRTGVGGSRSESPQRGLGSPSGQTSGTPPGGQYPSPPQQQPQQQQYVVARGTQTSANALYQIPANARYYPPQPPVGGTNNGPVYNKGGMPYSEPVKSQLSFAQQHPPRRSTSPIPYQNISSSSSSTCSSSPTRSKYGGGQERGVPEGAASSSPSFPQDSMYHLPLSSTAPSSLQPTSQTLAQSPISTPTSTTSVYYAMNV comes from the exons AATCCGAATCGAGCTTGGAGGCGCGCTCCGAAGACGAAGAGGGAGACCGCGAGGAAGTTGATGAGGACTCTCCGATTGTGCCCGTCACCACTGACATCCCGGTTGTACTCACCGGCCAGGAACACGCTGTCCAAG ATCCCAGCGCGTTTCCTCAACAGAGGTACATTGTTGAAACCATCACCATGACAACAGTGACGGAGCGGCGGATAGTGCGTGAAGCGGACGACCACCTCCACAGGAGATCAGCAGGTGGCGGCTACAAAGGATCAGGGCCAGATGGTGACGTCAAAAGAAGTGGTATCCTCAAGGGTGGCAAGCTGTGGAAGAGTACGGACAGTCCTAATGATGGCAATAAACCCTTCATCGAGGAGACATCCACATCGTTCTCCTCTCCGACAGCGTCCTCGCCGGTCAAGGACGAAGAGGTTGACGGAGCTCCAGGCGCTGGTCGCCGCTCTGTCAGGTTTAGTGAGGAAACGTCTCTGCCTCCGGACTCTCCTGGTCCTGAAGATAGGGTTCCAGAAATTCAGGATGAGAAGATAGAAGAGATCAGTGTCGAAAATGATAATAGTGAAAATGTCAAAGACGAAGCTGTAATTACCGAGGAGGTTTCCTCTCCAGACTCTACTGAATTAACGTTGACTTTTAAGTTAGGTAATCATGTCTTAGTTTCCAATAGTCTTCGACCAAATTCAGCTGTCAGGCAATTATTCCCCGCTCCAAGGTTTCTATCACCCCCACCTCTCCTTAACCGCTCAATAACCGATGAATCTATCAGTGATGAAGGGAATTACGATAATAATTCTGGAGCTGTTCACGAACAAGGGGAATCGGATCAGAACCATGATAACCAACAGTTCATTGTTACAGCAGAGTCGCTGAAGTTATTTGAGGAGGCAAAGCGATCTAAGCTGGCTGAGATGTGTAACAACAAGGAACTGTCATTTCAGGATGGAATGCATGAATGTAATCAGGCTTACATCGCTGTAATGCCACCAATGCCTCTGATAACATCTCCAAGTGGTGGGAATAACGTGAACAGCGATGATGATGACAGTACTAGCACGCAAATAAGGCGCACCATCGAACGCAATGCCTTGCGGCGAAGTCTTCTTCGGTACGAGCCGGGGAGAAACAAACGAAATACGACGGTGCCTACTAAGACTCGCTCTGAAGATTCACTTGTAGAACGTATTCGAAAACTTACATGTGACTTGGATGAAGACGAAGAGGACGGAAGCAGGAAAGATGGACAGTCTACAGAGAAACGGGGAGTTGATGCGTCTACAGATACGGACAATGAGATGGACTTCGAAAACTGTGGCTCCGTAATTCCTCCAAGGAGCAGTCCGCCTGGAGAAGAATCCAAGAAACACCcgcaatcaaataaatatgttgcTTCTCCAAATTCAGAATTTTCTTCAAATAGATTCATCGAGAAAACATCGTCACCTTCATCCGGTTCCTCATCTTCCTCTGTTTCGTCGGGATCaacttcatctacgtacaaaaaaCTGACAGATCTGTTCGCGAGGAAGAATACAGAAAATAAAGCTCCTGATGTGGGATCTCCTTCGCAAGAAGGGTCAAAGACACAGCCTCCCACCACGATAGAATGGAGAACAGCTCCTTATTATTCAACTGAATGTAACCAATATATATCACCACCTGATCTCGGTAATGGATTACCAATACACGTTACACCGCCTAAAGATTTTGCCAATGGTGATAATAAGGGCAATTTTGTGGGACCAAAGTGTGCTGTATCGCGCACGAGTGTAACAGCGGAAGCTAGAAAACAGTTCTTGTCCACTTTAGCACCACTAGCTGCTTGTGTTAGTGCTGGTAGCACGGGTGATGAAGAAAACCCTGGCGATGGCTGCGAGTACTACCAGATTGCAGTAACATCACCTGGTAGTTTGCCATCCGGAGACAGAGCATCTATAGCGAGCAcaagtacgttggcaggaggaGAAGAATCCGAGTACAGCCTTGACGATATAGAGGAGGTGCTCAAGGAGGAGCAGAAGGGACCGCAACCAGATGTGGTGGCCGGAACTCAAATGCAGTCCCCGGGTTCTACTCCCCCGAATGCGGGTGAAGGTTTGGCGAGCACAGTAGATGAACTCGCACTGTTCGTTCAAAGGGATGCGGGTCGAATTGAAAGGATCAAGAAGAGGTACAGTGTGAACAGCAATACCCCTTCAGTGTCTGATGAAGACGATCACGACGATTATGGTTTCAATAGGCGCCCATCAGTTCGCGGCATAAAACCACGATTTGGTTCCACCACAGAAATTTTACAACAAATGCAAACGCAGCTCCAACCGCCGATGTTGGCATGTGCATCTCGAGCTGGAAGTCATATGACGTGGCCTTACTGTTCTCCTGATGGAACGCCTGTGACAGCCGAACCTCCCAATATCAGGAGGCGAGGAATACTTCATGCTCGTGCCACGGCTGCTATGCCTGTTCTTCAGGAAGAGACGGCATATCCCTACGATTACAACCGAGGCATTACCTTCGGTCCTGACTATGGCACTGGGATAATAGTTCATCAAGAATCTCCTACGGAAAGTATGCGAAAGGATGGAATTGGAAGACGATATGTTACTCCTAACCAAATAATGTATGCGTCTACAGGAAATCTCTATCAACCATCGCAACAGATAATGAGAATTGGTGGTGGATGTGCGGAAAATCAGGTGTATGGCACGCTGAGCAATCGAAATTTGCATCATGCGGCACATTTGCAACATCCGCCATCTGCAGGGTCGCCACCTCCTCCTGGTGTACCGAGAAACTACCCGCAGAATTTTAGTAACACTTCCTCACCTGTGCAACAGGTCATTCCTCTACCACCGTCAGATTCTGCAGGTTTGGTACCGTATCACCATCAGTACCAAGCTGATCCGAGGTTTGCTTCCATTCAAAGTCTGGATAGAGCTACCGGAACTATTTATGGGCGTAGAGTTCCTCCCCCAGGGATGGTACAGATGCGCGTGTCTCCAGTTTCTAGTGGACCATCATTACCACAGCAAGGACATTATGCTGGACCTGTGGCCTCAGCAAGTGTACGACTTACAGCTCCCTTCATTGATCCTAATATCACAGCTGTTATAGAGCCGCATTATAGCCCTGTTCCTCACCCCAATGCGTCCTCCAGGTCTAGTCCAGTGCCACCTGCGTCTATTATTAGGGTGGGGCAGGGCCAGCAACAGACTATAAGGGTACCTTATCCAACAGGTGCACCAGTTCAAGTACACCTCCTCACCAGAACAGGTGTGGGAGGATCTAGGAGTGAAAGTCCTCAGAGAGGATTAGGATCTCCCTCAGGACAGACATCAGGTACGCCACCTGGTGGACAATATCCATCACCACCACAGCAACAGCCTCAACAACAGCAGTATGTTGTTGCGAGGGGGACACAGACTTCTGCAAATGCACTCTACCAGATACCTGCTAATGCCCGTTATTATCCCCCACAGCCACCTGTGGGTGGCACAAATAACGGCCCTGTCTACAATAAAGGAGGAATGCCCTACTCTGAACCAGTAAAGTCACAACTAAGCTTCGCTCAGCAGCATCCACCTCGAAGATCTACCTCACCGATACCTTATCAGAACATTAGCAGTTCATCCTCATCAACATGTTCGTCGTCACCCACAAGATCCAAGTATGGTGGTGGTCAAGAACGAGGAGTTCCTGAAGGGGCCGCCAGTTCGTCCCCAAGTTTCCCCCAAGATTCTATGTATCACCTACCTCTTTCTTCCACAGCCCCGTCGTCGTTACAACCGACCTCCCAAACACTTGCTCAATCACCTATTTCCACCCCCACGTCAACTACGTCTGTATATTACGCAATGAACGTTTGA